The Pseudomonas azadiae genome includes a window with the following:
- a CDS encoding metallothionein: MNHATTDLPCACPDCSCHVTEDTRYQRDGKAYCSQACADLHPAGQPCPSDNCHCERGVALEERSISDSKLDEAVEETFPASDPISP, encoded by the coding sequence ATGAACCACGCCACCACCGATTTGCCTTGCGCGTGCCCCGACTGCAGTTGCCACGTCACCGAGGACACGCGCTATCAGCGCGACGGCAAAGCCTATTGCAGCCAGGCATGTGCCGACCTGCACCCGGCCGGGCAACCGTGCCCCTCGGACAATTGCCATTGCGAGCGCGGCGTTGCACTGGAGGAACGCAGCATCAGCGATTCGAAACTCGATGAGGCCGTGGAAGAAACCTTCCCGGCGAGCGACCCGATTTCGCCTTGA
- a CDS encoding WGR domain-containing protein codes for MDPVIQPVTFTELLNSHDGAALPIDDVLFLALPLLRQVAQLHELGRVAQLSYLDVIQGPERTLQLRNPEGVPARLAMDAIKQVQPNPESALNVVGKVRLTRDSESGVAITDLQVQEDLHQTIDHPVFLPDLHSWEHRLGHHDEITDIFQLGQLLACLACGLDFSDINDLETFARHRRNLFQLNGRLNPVLANLIVEMTELNRHERATDVGSLARRLESWREQPASLDVERVLAQAEGPASRRTVVLEHLRNRLFDLSRRNRLLYFRPTQANVNLTVASVPLVMRIESILPEALCTWQPTFGGFSEQVLSGKPVGLQQWLRFEDQTWLQASLERIIQETRRDRAEFGFSNLRLVVAFMRWHNLKDTPEERIVTPLLWLPVELSRKKGVRDQFVLQCDETEAEFNPVLRHQLRQLYDIQLPETVDLQKTSLEDIHADIARQIKLTEPGVELRLQSKPQIELIHQKAVQHLHHFQRRRARQRMSTPLAKPDFSYDREDFRPLGLQLFQQKVLPSELPLRMAVGAKPVLRNQHPQMVASSAENSTFAMPENQGHRYAWDIDLTQVTLANFNYRKMSLVCDYAQLIDEPAQNEAFDRMFSIEPRDVEVQTPDPIPLPEQWNVVAGDATQNAAVSLARTGRNFIIQGPPGTGKSQTITNLIADYAGRGLRVLFVCEKRAALDVVFHRLQQSELGDLCCLIHDSQTDKKAFVGNLRECYERWIAGDAQSSQAQARRDTLLAGLSQQLGLIERFEQAMRGMPESLACSVRGLVRHLIELPPVAAKLPPEALERLPEWRHWQAQSELTGRVYQAFKERFGLDSFARHPFSRLASSLITHEHAYGQLKAFLDEASGLIDSVEQLLESSSSLLSGGTRLADACVLTQAAEQLTSANLAAHLDLLEPGSSGAQALHAEQAALQALVVQQHNARESTHHWREKLAPQDTQAAIDLVQRLEGSLLRWLQPGWWRLRSELQRRYDFSQHAIRPSFRSVLDNLADEHRATAEVHAEQQRLQGRYGIPDIDLFVHNLQALLEQLSASPLLRQWVESLRGNPDGLPGVRQEASLRQPVARLAELVAQHCVFDPSLSLGKLAEYLRDLREELDELPDTLPLLNELHQADPVCLAVVQQYALAQRALDGLIAQENLTRLYRANPQLARFDGPALGLAARQVSQAECNLLKSNAHVLSATLHQRFLEHVKQSAMSVTQLDAQAREFKKAYAKGRRELEHELGKTMRYRSIREMASGDSGRVINDLKPIWLMSPLSVSDTLPLTPDLFDVVIFDEASQIPSEEAVPALSRAQQVIVVGDEMQLPPTNFFSSAGDQDDNELIAMEDGEQIAINLDADSLLSQAARNLPATLLAWHYRSRHEALISFSNAAFYEGRLITIPDRRIERPAPAQTALDSTDAQSAIRGADTLLDSPISFLRMSDGVYLSRSNLAEARYIANLVRELLQRETGLSLGIVAFSEAQQGAIEQALEDLASGDSAFATRLEREYVREDAGQFNGLFVKNLENVQGDERDVIILSICYAPGPNGKMLMNFGPINQRGGEKRLNVIFSRARKRMAIVSSIESEAITNTHNDGAAALRAFLQFAQASASGDAPRSQGILANLNPGAKQSFAVSLPKDHLRGALAAALRKRGHSVQEYVGRSQFRCDLAISDASGEHFSLGVLLDGDMAATADVRERYIFRPTVLRSFGWKIIDVLSIDWLRDQEEVLNRIEALLRGEEAAALPEPEQPEETIEIQAQPPVTPEATPLMREFTFGEGNSNKFWRIGVTEAEVVVNFGRIGTKGQTLIKSLDSPERALREAQKLIAEKLRKGYQEQPGSIAPQ; via the coding sequence ATGGACCCAGTAATCCAACCCGTCACATTCACTGAGTTACTCAATAGCCACGATGGCGCTGCCCTGCCCATCGACGATGTATTGTTCCTGGCGTTACCGCTGCTACGCCAAGTGGCGCAACTGCATGAACTGGGACGTGTCGCCCAGCTCAGTTATCTCGATGTGATACAGGGGCCGGAGCGCACGCTGCAATTGCGCAATCCGGAGGGTGTCCCTGCGCGGCTGGCGATGGACGCGATCAAGCAGGTGCAGCCCAATCCGGAGTCGGCGCTTAACGTCGTCGGCAAAGTCCGCCTGACTCGGGATTCGGAAAGCGGCGTGGCCATTACCGACCTGCAAGTCCAGGAAGATCTGCATCAAACCATCGACCACCCGGTGTTCCTTCCTGACCTGCATAGCTGGGAGCATCGCCTCGGGCACCACGATGAGATCACCGACATATTCCAGCTCGGCCAGTTGCTGGCGTGCCTGGCATGCGGGCTGGATTTCTCCGATATCAATGACCTCGAGACGTTTGCCCGGCACCGTCGCAATCTGTTCCAGCTCAATGGCCGACTGAACCCGGTGCTGGCCAACCTTATAGTGGAGATGACTGAGCTCAACCGCCATGAGCGCGCCACTGATGTGGGCTCGCTGGCACGCCGCTTGGAGTCCTGGCGCGAACAGCCCGCCAGCCTGGATGTCGAGCGTGTGTTGGCCCAGGCCGAAGGCCCGGCTTCGCGACGCACTGTGGTGTTGGAACATCTGCGCAACCGGTTGTTTGACCTTTCACGTCGCAATCGCTTGCTGTATTTCCGGCCGACTCAGGCCAACGTCAACTTGACCGTGGCCAGCGTTCCGTTGGTGATGCGCATTGAAAGTATCCTGCCCGAAGCGCTGTGCACCTGGCAGCCCACCTTCGGCGGATTCTCCGAACAAGTGCTGAGCGGTAAACCGGTCGGCCTGCAGCAATGGCTACGGTTCGAAGACCAGACCTGGCTGCAGGCGTCGCTGGAGCGCATCATCCAGGAAACCCGCCGCGACCGCGCCGAATTTGGCTTCAGTAACCTTCGCCTGGTAGTGGCGTTCATGCGCTGGCACAACCTCAAGGACACGCCGGAAGAACGCATCGTCACCCCGCTGCTGTGGTTGCCGGTGGAATTGAGTCGCAAAAAAGGCGTACGTGACCAGTTCGTGTTGCAGTGCGATGAAACCGAGGCCGAATTCAACCCGGTACTGCGTCATCAATTGCGTCAGCTCTACGACATCCAGTTGCCGGAAACCGTCGACCTGCAAAAGACTTCGCTGGAAGACATCCACGCCGATATTGCGCGCCAGATCAAACTGACCGAGCCCGGCGTCGAGTTACGCCTGCAAAGCAAACCGCAAATCGAACTGATCCACCAAAAAGCCGTGCAGCATCTGCACCACTTCCAGCGCCGTCGTGCCCGCCAGCGCATGTCGACGCCTTTGGCGAAGCCGGATTTCAGCTACGATCGCGAAGACTTCCGTCCGTTGGGCTTGCAGTTGTTCCAGCAGAAGGTGCTGCCCAGCGAGTTGCCGCTACGCATGGCCGTAGGCGCCAAACCCGTTCTTCGCAACCAACACCCGCAGATGGTTGCCAGCAGCGCCGAAAACAGCACTTTTGCCATGCCCGAGAACCAAGGGCATCGCTACGCCTGGGACATAGACCTGACCCAGGTGACCCTGGCCAACTTCAATTATCGCAAGATGTCGCTGGTGTGTGACTATGCACAATTGATCGACGAACCGGCGCAGAACGAAGCGTTTGACCGGATGTTCTCAATCGAGCCTCGGGACGTCGAGGTTCAGACCCCCGACCCGATCCCGTTGCCCGAACAGTGGAACGTGGTGGCGGGCGACGCCACGCAGAATGCGGCCGTCAGCCTGGCCCGTACCGGGCGTAACTTCATCATTCAGGGACCGCCAGGCACCGGCAAATCCCAGACCATCACTAACCTGATTGCGGACTACGCCGGGCGTGGCCTGCGAGTGCTGTTTGTCTGTGAAAAACGTGCGGCGCTGGACGTGGTGTTCCATCGCCTGCAACAAAGTGAACTGGGTGATTTGTGCTGCCTGATCCACGATTCCCAGACCGACAAGAAGGCCTTCGTGGGCAACCTGCGCGAGTGCTATGAGCGCTGGATCGCTGGCGATGCGCAGTCGTCGCAGGCGCAAGCCAGGCGCGACACCTTACTGGCTGGCCTGAGCCAGCAGCTGGGCTTGATAGAGCGTTTTGAACAGGCAATGCGTGGAATGCCGGAGTCCTTGGCATGCTCGGTACGCGGGCTGGTACGTCACTTGATCGAACTGCCGCCCGTTGCTGCCAAGCTGCCTCCCGAAGCCTTGGAACGTTTGCCCGAATGGCGTCACTGGCAGGCACAAAGCGAGCTGACCGGTCGCGTCTATCAGGCGTTCAAAGAACGTTTCGGCCTCGACAGCTTCGCACGCCACCCTTTCAGCCGCTTGGCCTCAAGCCTGATTACCCACGAACACGCATACGGCCAACTCAAGGCGTTCCTGGATGAAGCCAGTGGGCTGATCGACAGCGTCGAGCAACTTCTGGAGTCATCGTCGAGCCTGTTGTCCGGTGGCACCCGCCTGGCGGATGCGTGCGTGCTGACCCAGGCCGCCGAACAATTGACCAGCGCCAACCTGGCAGCGCACCTCGACCTGCTGGAACCGGGCTCATCAGGCGCCCAAGCGCTGCACGCCGAGCAGGCGGCGTTGCAAGCACTGGTCGTACAGCAACACAACGCCCGTGAATCTACTCACCACTGGCGTGAAAAACTCGCGCCCCAGGACACCCAGGCTGCCATCGATCTGGTACAGCGGCTGGAAGGCTCGCTGCTGCGTTGGCTGCAGCCCGGCTGGTGGCGGCTGCGCAGTGAATTGCAACGACGCTACGACTTCAGCCAGCACGCGATTCGACCCAGTTTCCGTAGCGTGCTGGACAACCTGGCCGACGAGCATCGCGCTACTGCCGAAGTGCACGCCGAGCAGCAACGTTTGCAAGGCCGTTATGGCATCCCGGATATCGACCTGTTCGTGCATAACCTGCAAGCCTTGCTTGAGCAACTGAGCGCATCGCCGCTGTTGCGCCAATGGGTTGAGAGCCTGCGGGGTAATCCGGACGGCCTGCCCGGTGTACGCCAGGAAGCCAGCCTGCGCCAGCCAGTAGCGCGCTTGGCCGAGCTGGTTGCGCAGCATTGTGTGTTCGACCCGTCGCTGAGCCTGGGTAAGTTGGCCGAGTACCTGCGTGACCTGCGTGAAGAACTCGACGAACTGCCCGACACCCTGCCCCTGCTCAATGAGCTGCACCAAGCCGATCCTGTCTGCCTGGCGGTCGTGCAACAGTACGCCTTGGCGCAACGCGCACTGGACGGTTTGATTGCCCAGGAAAACCTGACCCGCCTGTACCGCGCCAATCCACAGCTGGCGCGCTTCGACGGCCCGGCGTTGGGTTTGGCCGCACGCCAGGTCAGCCAGGCTGAATGCAACCTGCTCAAAAGCAACGCCCACGTGCTGAGCGCCACGTTGCACCAGCGTTTTCTGGAGCATGTGAAGCAATCGGCGATGTCAGTGACGCAACTCGACGCCCAGGCCCGTGAGTTCAAGAAAGCCTACGCCAAAGGCCGCCGTGAACTGGAACATGAGCTGGGCAAGACCATGCGCTATCGCTCTATCCGCGAAATGGCGAGTGGCGACAGTGGCCGCGTGATCAACGACCTCAAGCCCATCTGGTTGATGAGCCCGCTGTCCGTGTCCGACACCCTGCCGTTGACACCGGACCTGTTTGACGTGGTGATTTTCGACGAAGCCAGTCAGATCCCCAGCGAAGAAGCCGTGCCTGCACTTAGCCGTGCGCAGCAAGTGATCGTGGTCGGTGATGAGATGCAATTGCCACCGACCAACTTCTTCTCCAGTGCCGGCGACCAAGACGATAACGAACTGATTGCCATGGAGGATGGCGAACAGATCGCAATCAATCTCGATGCCGATAGCCTGCTGAGCCAAGCCGCACGAAACTTGCCGGCCACCCTCCTGGCCTGGCACTACCGCAGCCGCCACGAAGCCTTGATCAGTTTTTCCAACGCGGCGTTCTACGAAGGGCGGCTGATCACTATTCCCGACCGCCGTATCGAGCGCCCTGCCCCGGCCCAGACCGCACTGGACTCCACGGACGCCCAGTCAGCCATCCGCGGCGCCGACACGCTGCTCGACAGCCCGATCAGCTTCTTGAGGATGAGCGACGGTGTCTACCTCAGCCGCAGCAACCTGGCCGAAGCGCGGTATATCGCTAACCTGGTACGGGAGCTGCTGCAACGGGAGACTGGACTGAGCCTGGGTATCGTGGCCTTTTCCGAGGCCCAGCAAGGCGCCATCGAGCAGGCCCTGGAAGACTTGGCCAGCGGCGACTCGGCCTTTGCCACACGGCTTGAGCGCGAATACGTGCGTGAAGATGCCGGGCAGTTCAATGGCCTGTTCGTCAAGAACCTGGAGAACGTCCAGGGAGATGAGCGCGATGTGATCATCCTGAGCATTTGCTACGCGCCAGGACCGAACGGCAAGATGCTGATGAACTTCGGCCCGATCAACCAGCGCGGTGGGGAAAAACGCCTGAATGTGATCTTCAGCCGCGCGCGCAAGCGCATGGCGATTGTCTCCAGCATTGAGTCCGAAGCCATCACCAACACCCACAACGATGGGGCCGCCGCACTGCGTGCGTTCCTGCAGTTCGCCCAGGCCAGTGCCAGCGGGGATGCGCCGCGCTCCCAGGGTATCCTCGCCAACCTCAATCCAGGTGCCAAGCAGTCCTTTGCCGTCAGCCTGCCCAAGGACCACCTGCGCGGCGCGCTCGCTGCCGCGTTGCGCAAACGTGGGCATTCGGTTCAGGAATATGTTGGACGTTCCCAGTTCCGCTGCGACCTCGCGATCAGTGACGCCAGTGGTGAACACTTCAGCCTCGGGGTACTGCTGGACGGGGATATGGCGGCCACCGCTGATGTACGTGAGCGCTACATCTTCCGCCCGACGGTACTGCGCAGTTTCGGTTGGAAGATCATCGACGTGCTCAGTATTGACTGGCTGCGTGACCAAGAAGAGGTGCTCAATCGCATCGAAGCGTTGCTAAGGGGCGAGGAAGCCGCTGCACTTCCAGAACCGGAACAGCCAGAGGAAACCATTGAGATCCAAGCCCAGCCGCCAGTCACCCCTGAAGCGACACCCTTGATGCGCGAGTTCACTTTTGGTGAAGGCAATTCCAACAAGTTCTGGCGTATCGGCGTCACCGAGGCTGAGGTGGTGGTAAATTTCGGCCGTATCGGCACCAAGGGCCAGACCCTGATCAAGTCCCTCGACAGTCCCGAGCGCGCTTTGCGTGAAGCGCAAAAGCTGATCGCAGAGAAACTGCGCAAGGGGTATCAAGAGCAACCGGGCTCAATCGCCCCGCAGTGA
- a CDS encoding M48 family metalloprotease, whose amino-acid sequence MSTTALDISSLTPLPYHQRVVDYLKAHEAVVWEWASSLGVQQEHAQDVRAQLLRDTYRLSPEAHPQAYQACETALQCLQIKAPATLYQAGDGAMNASLYYLADEVHVVFYGPILERLDAQELLALLGHELAHYRLWSEHDGDFLTAERILNHAMADVNTPASLEQTARLYSLHTEIYADRGAALVANGPEASITSLVKVHTGIISVDAASYLKQARELDGKDAPLSQGISHPETFLRSQAVDSWWQQLPDMDNWLNRRLHGPLSLNRLDVTDQVELTALTRSFIAHFIGPSVLQSEVVLNQVRGFFPDWKDNETPLDLATLNAERIDTSVHEYLHFIMLDLSLVDRDLRDEALLHAARTAKKLGSADDFINVLKRDIKLPKRELDPIVRALKAEVDTWTQ is encoded by the coding sequence ATGAGTACCACCGCGCTGGACATCAGCAGCCTGACGCCACTGCCTTACCACCAGCGAGTGGTCGACTACCTGAAAGCCCATGAAGCTGTCGTGTGGGAATGGGCCTCGTCGTTGGGCGTTCAGCAGGAGCATGCCCAGGATGTGCGCGCGCAATTGCTGCGTGACACCTATCGCCTGAGCCCCGAGGCCCATCCGCAGGCCTATCAAGCCTGTGAAACGGCGCTGCAGTGCTTGCAGATCAAGGCACCCGCAACCCTTTACCAGGCTGGCGACGGTGCGATGAATGCGAGCCTGTACTACCTGGCCGATGAAGTGCATGTGGTGTTTTACGGACCGATTCTTGAGCGCCTGGATGCCCAGGAGTTGCTGGCGTTGCTCGGGCATGAGCTGGCCCATTACCGCTTATGGTCGGAGCACGATGGCGACTTTCTCACCGCCGAGCGGATTCTCAATCATGCCATGGCCGATGTGAATACGCCGGCCAGCCTGGAACAGACCGCACGTCTCTATAGCCTGCACACTGAAATCTATGCCGACCGCGGTGCCGCCCTGGTTGCCAATGGTCCAGAAGCGTCGATTACGTCGCTGGTTAAGGTTCACACCGGGATTATCAGCGTTGATGCCGCCAGCTACCTGAAGCAGGCCCGTGAGCTGGACGGCAAGGATGCACCGTTATCCCAGGGCATTTCCCATCCGGAGACGTTTCTACGCTCCCAAGCGGTGGACAGCTGGTGGCAACAACTCCCGGATATGGACAACTGGCTAAACCGCCGCTTGCACGGACCGTTGTCGCTCAATCGTCTGGACGTGACCGATCAGGTCGAGTTGACCGCCCTCACCCGCAGCTTTATTGCCCATTTCATCGGCCCATCCGTATTGCAATCGGAAGTTGTGCTCAACCAGGTGCGCGGTTTCTTTCCCGACTGGAAAGACAACGAAACGCCACTCGACCTGGCGACGCTGAATGCCGAGCGTATCGACACAAGCGTCCATGAATACCTGCACTTCATCATGCTCGACCTGAGCCTGGTGGACCGCGACCTGCGGGATGAAGCCCTGCTGCACGCCGCGCGCACCGCCAAGAAACTAGGTAGCGCCGACGACTTTATCAACGTGCTCAAGCGCGATATCAAATTACCAAAACGTGAGCTCGACCCGATCGTTCGTGCGCTCAAAGCGGAGGTCGACACATGGACCCAGTAA
- the deoC gene encoding deoxyribose-phosphate aldolase, whose amino-acid sequence MNSLPPAALAKYIDHTLLAADASREQIRTLCEEAREHGFYSVCVNSGQVPYAASCLSDKSVVICAVVGFPLGAGLSGTKAFEAQQAIAAGAGEIDMVLNIGWLKDGLLDAVREDIAQVHKACGAVPLKVILETCLLDDEQKVQACGICRDLGVAFVKTSTGFSRGGATVEDVALMRQTVGAGVGVKASGGVRDYPTALKMIEAGATRLGSSSGIAIVGGALTAAVGY is encoded by the coding sequence ATGAACAGTCTTCCACCCGCAGCATTAGCCAAATACATTGATCACACTTTGCTCGCCGCCGACGCCTCCCGTGAACAAATCCGCACCTTGTGCGAAGAGGCCCGGGAACACGGCTTTTATTCGGTGTGCGTGAATTCTGGGCAGGTGCCTTACGCGGCATCGTGCCTGAGCGACAAATCCGTGGTGATTTGTGCGGTGGTGGGCTTCCCTCTGGGCGCTGGCCTGAGCGGCACCAAGGCGTTCGAAGCCCAACAGGCGATTGCCGCCGGGGCAGGGGAGATCGATATGGTGCTCAATATCGGCTGGTTGAAGGACGGGCTGCTGGACGCCGTGCGTGAAGACATTGCCCAGGTTCACAAGGCCTGCGGCGCCGTGCCGTTGAAGGTCATCCTGGAAACCTGCCTGCTTGATGACGAGCAGAAGGTCCAGGCCTGTGGAATCTGCCGCGACCTGGGCGTGGCCTTCGTCAAGACGTCGACGGGGTTCAGCCGCGGCGGCGCTACGGTCGAAGATGTGGCACTGATGCGCCAGACCGTGGGTGCCGGGGTTGGCGTAAAGGCGTCCGGTGGCGTGCGCGACTATCCGACAGCGTTGAAGATGATTGAGGCTGGAGCGACACGCCTGGGCAGCAGCTCGGGGATTGCGATTGTGGGTGGCGCGCTGACGGCAGCGGTTGGCTACTGA
- the deoR gene encoding DNA-binding transcriptional repressor DeoR: MDSRKAERLKLIQQALQDQNAIHLKEMAALLDVSEMTLRRDLNHFSKHLRLLGGYITRVGNEVGDYRVAEQDTRHVEEKRRIGKLAAQLIQPGDTVFFDCGTTSPFVVDFIPDALEFTAVCSSLNVLLKLQNKPNCHIVLCGGTFHRKNQVFESSAESSILDSVRLTWAFVTAAGVSQEFGVTCFNFNEVEVKQKVMRLAQQRVLLADFSKFDTVRTAHFAALQDFQYVVSDKKIPRGYKDVIQANGAQLLV; the protein is encoded by the coding sequence GTGGACAGTAGAAAAGCCGAGCGACTGAAGCTTATCCAACAAGCCTTGCAAGACCAGAACGCCATTCACTTGAAGGAAATGGCCGCCCTGCTGGACGTTTCCGAGATGACCCTGCGCCGCGACCTCAACCACTTCAGCAAGCACCTGCGGCTGCTGGGTGGCTACATCACCCGGGTCGGCAACGAGGTCGGCGATTACCGGGTAGCCGAGCAGGACACGCGTCACGTCGAGGAAAAGCGCCGCATCGGTAAACTCGCCGCCCAGTTGATCCAGCCAGGCGACACGGTATTTTTCGACTGTGGCACCACGTCGCCGTTTGTCGTGGATTTCATCCCCGATGCGCTGGAGTTCACCGCGGTGTGCAGCTCGTTGAACGTGCTGCTCAAGCTGCAGAACAAGCCCAATTGCCACATCGTGTTGTGCGGCGGCACCTTCCACCGCAAGAACCAGGTCTTCGAAAGCAGTGCCGAAAGCAGCATTCTCGACAGCGTGCGTCTGACGTGGGCCTTCGTCACTGCCGCCGGCGTCAGCCAAGAATTTGGCGTGACGTGCTTTAACTTCAATGAAGTCGAGGTCAAGCAAAAGGTCATGCGCCTAGCGCAGCAACGCGTATTGCTCGCCGATTTCAGCAAGTTCGACACCGTACGCACCGCTCACTTCGCCGCTCTGCAAGACTTTCAGTACGTGGTCAGCGACAAGAAAATCCCCCGCGGCTATAAGGACGTCATCCAGGCCAACGGTGCGCAATTGCTGGTTTAA
- a CDS encoding aldose 1-epimerase family protein encodes MNTRIPLYPALFGEQEKTLLQSPAFKVSAWTYPSGVLALSLENSRGRLVVLPYQGQMIWSAVFDGCDLTMSNLFDQPKPSPTIIDTYGCFMFHSGLLRNGCPAADDTHALHGEMPCAPMDSAWLEVGEGILRLRGSYQYAKGFGDRYRASPGVTLRADSALFDIEMDVTNLAGKPMDLMYMAHMNYAFVTGARFVEPQGLQSMRLRTSVPDHVKPTPAWSAYMAQLAEHPAQLTHLEQPALYDPEIVFFFDGVGTDASGQAHFLLDHPDGAAFYTRYRPEQFEHAVRWILYTPDQQVAAFVLPSTCEPEGYNAEKAKGHVRELAAGASASFSVTTGYLNAQERQKLLG; translated from the coding sequence ATGAATACGCGTATCCCACTGTACCCTGCGCTGTTCGGCGAGCAGGAAAAAACCCTGCTGCAATCGCCGGCATTCAAGGTCAGCGCCTGGACTTACCCGTCCGGCGTCCTGGCCCTGAGCCTTGAAAACAGCCGTGGAAGGCTGGTGGTATTGCCTTATCAGGGTCAGATGATCTGGTCAGCCGTGTTCGATGGTTGCGACTTGACCATGAGCAACCTGTTCGACCAACCCAAGCCCAGCCCGACAATCATTGATACCTATGGCTGCTTCATGTTTCACAGCGGCTTGCTGCGCAACGGTTGCCCGGCGGCGGATGACACCCATGCCTTGCACGGCGAGATGCCCTGTGCGCCGATGGACTCGGCCTGGCTGGAAGTCGGCGAGGGCATTTTGCGCCTGCGTGGTTCTTATCAATATGCCAAGGGGTTCGGCGATCGCTACCGGGCGAGTCCCGGCGTGACACTGCGCGCCGATTCGGCTTTGTTCGATATCGAGATGGACGTGACGAACCTGGCCGGCAAGCCCATGGACCTGATGTACATGGCCCACATGAACTACGCATTCGTGACCGGTGCGCGGTTTGTCGAGCCGCAGGGCCTGCAGAGCATGCGCCTGCGGACCAGCGTGCCGGACCACGTCAAGCCAACACCGGCCTGGAGCGCCTATATGGCGCAACTGGCCGAGCACCCGGCTCAATTGACCCACCTTGAACAGCCGGCACTGTACGACCCGGAGATCGTGTTTTTTTTCGACGGCGTAGGCACAGACGCCAGCGGCCAGGCGCACTTTCTGCTGGATCATCCCGACGGAGCTGCGTTCTACACCCGTTACCGTCCCGAGCAGTTCGAGCATGCCGTGCGCTGGATCCTATACACGCCGGATCAGCAAGTGGCGGCGTTCGTGCTGCCGTCCACCTGCGAGCCGGAGGGTTATAACGCCGAGAAAGCCAAAGGTCACGTGCGCGAACTGGCGGCTGGAGCCAGCGCTTCGTTCAGTGTCACCACCGGTTACCTGAATGCGCAGGAACGGCAGAAGCTGTTGGGTTAA
- the fucP gene encoding L-fucose:H+ symporter permease, with translation MNKPALQQTPDGFYLNRTPWFAFILLCSIFALWAAAASMNDVLIAHFKKAFLLSDFQTAFVQSAFYLGYFFVAIPAAMVVRRFSYKSTILIGLMLYMFGCLLFFPAASTAKYGMFLLALFVIAAGLSFLETACNTYSTLMGPRETGTRRLNISQTFHPFGAMTGVYVGSFVMFKDTDATTEQLAQMSASEAAVQQLQMIQSTLLPYKWMIAVLVLVFILIAITRFPACKGNQPAGSKPGSLRQSLGRLWRNPRFTFGVLAQFLYVGAQVGVWSFTIRLAMQMGGMNERSASWFLLTTFAAYFVGKMIANLLMRRLHPAKVLAIYGVLCIVLLAYTILVPNISAVYAAVGVSIFLGPCWPTIYGLTIDGLGEDTGVGGSLLVMSIVGGGVIPIFQGLLSDASGGNMQLAYSVPLLCFIVIVMYALKCMRQPGTLPVGAAGAVAS, from the coding sequence ATGAACAAACCTGCGCTGCAACAGACACCTGATGGTTTCTACCTGAACCGCACGCCCTGGTTCGCCTTTATCCTGCTGTGCAGCATTTTTGCACTGTGGGCCGCGGCGGCGAGCATGAACGATGTGCTGATCGCGCACTTCAAGAAAGCGTTTTTGCTCAGTGATTTCCAGACCGCCTTTGTGCAATCGGCGTTTTACCTGGGCTACTTTTTCGTGGCGATTCCGGCCGCGATGGTGGTACGTCGTTTCAGCTACAAGAGCACGATCCTGATCGGGCTGATGCTGTATATGTTCGGTTGCCTGTTGTTTTTTCCGGCGGCCTCCACGGCCAAGTACGGCATGTTCCTGTTGGCGCTGTTTGTGATCGCCGCCGGCCTGTCGTTCCTGGAAACCGCGTGCAACACCTACTCGACACTGATGGGGCCACGGGAAACCGGGACCCGGCGCTTGAACATCTCCCAGACCTTCCACCCCTTCGGTGCAATGACCGGGGTGTACGTGGGCAGCTTTGTGATGTTCAAGGACACCGACGCCACCACTGAACAACTGGCCCAGATGAGCGCTTCCGAGGCGGCGGTGCAGCAGTTGCAAATGATCCAGTCCACACTGTTGCCCTACAAGTGGATGATCGCCGTGCTGGTGCTGGTATTTATCCTGATCGCCATTACCCGATTTCCCGCCTGCAAGGGTAATCAGCCCGCAGGCAGCAAGCCTGGCAGCCTGCGCCAGAGCCTGGGCCGACTGTGGCGCAACCCGCGTTTTACCTTTGGGGTATTGGCGCAGTTTCTCTACGTGGGCGCGCAGGTCGGTGTCTGGAGTTTCACCATTCGCCTGGCCATGCAAATGGGCGGTATGAATGAGCGCAGCGCTTCCTGGTTTCTACTGACCACCTTTGCCGCCTACTTTGTCGGCAAGATGATCGCCAACCTGTTGATGCGGCGCCTGCATCCGGCCAAGGTATTGGCGATCTACGGTGTGCTGTGCATCGTGCTGCTGGCGTACACGATTCTGGTGCCGAACATTTCGGCGGTGTATGCAGCCGTCGGCGTGAGCATTTTCCTCGGCCCGTGCTGGCCGACCATCTACGGCCTGACCATCGATGGCCTGGGTGAAGACACCGGCGTCGGCGGTTCATTGCTGGTGATGAGCATTGTCGGCGGCGGGGTGATCCCGATCTTCCAGGGCCTGCTGTCCGACGCCAGCGGCGGCAATATGCAACTGGCCTACAGCGTGCCGTTGCTGTGCTTCATCGTGATTGTGATGTATGCGCTAAAGTGCATGCGCCAACCCGGCACCTTGCCGGTGGGCGCGGCGGGGGCGGTGGCCTCATGA